The following coding sequences are from one Musa acuminata AAA Group cultivar baxijiao chromosome BXJ2-4, Cavendish_Baxijiao_AAA, whole genome shotgun sequence window:
- the LOC135610285 gene encoding uncharacterized protein LOC135610285, protein MTSENMNLEGQELLRDKCAVTSCLVNSAEVGEDNHTNVNFLEVKLDLKELISKIPFVWDIKHLKLSRRCRQIQRTYPCSNQINFHDYIMDDDINIPADMTASGVDFKSSKHRKATRSMDNLSTFSVEYSPDEQSENVIITSPAKLIYDSVEGIIKRIGLTEMPLPFDPLKQDVGMNHIRLRSASTREMKFSDLARSPWNCRSLTKSLRKHGSEAKFSQESICSCSSTRSISSYQSASPSDGFVTSAALLRCVSEGNVPYFLFVVDDDGCEVYMARPQKIRASVDKPLDYIYQFHSWKASRKKWKKIVIDASSHVGKMKVSSSLIVNSNRSKFMETEFVLFGAKEEERSTEKKKSLSNFKRINLRSKKVAKIFTPTRTSRHDPKLKVDESGTQFEEPCHLFPDELQIIDESDRADHFANEFPPNRELTAIVVRDYGYNSSKGASFGGWGLKFLEKVETDDANFFQEYPSSSSESCENTSRSATKKISRNVTVLVPAGFHGDPIARGGGPSSLTERWKSNGHCDCGGWDVGCPIKVLNNDSICSKVLLEAESEEDCKSFELFIEGGKHTQPSLQMLTVSKDLYIVNFQSKLSALQSFSIGVAFIHSETLESCPKL, encoded by the exons ATGACATCAGAAAATATGAACTTGGAAGGGCAAGAACTGCTAAGAGATAAATGTGCTGTAACTTCTTGTTTGGTAAATAGTGCAGAAGTTGGAGAAGACAACCACACTAATGTTAATTTTTTGGAAGTTAAACTGGATTTGAAGGAGCTTATTAGCAAGATTCCTTTCGTTTGGGATATCAAACACCTAAAGCTTAGTAGAAGATGCAGACAGATCCAAAGAACATATCCATGCAGCAATCAGATCAACTTTCATGATTATATCATGGATGACGATATAAACATCCCTGCTGATATGACTGCTTCTGGTGTAGACTTCAAAAGCTCAAAGCATAGGAAAGCAACTCGAAGCATGGACAATCTGAGCACCTTCTCTGTTGAATATTCACCTGATGAGCAGTCGGAAAATGTAATCATTACTTCTCCAGCTAAATTAATATATGATTCAGTAGAAGGGATCATAAAGAGAATAGGCCTCACGGAAATGCCATTGCCTTTTGATCCACTTAAACAAGATGTTGGTATGAATCATATTAGATTGAGATCGGCCAGCACCAGAGAAATGAAATTCTCGGATTTAGCAAGATCTCCTTGGAATTGTAGATCACTGACAAAATCTCTTAGGAAACATGGATCTGAAGCAAAATTCTCTCAAGAGTCGATTTGTTCTTGCTCAAGTACAAGGTCAATTTCCTCCTACCAGTCCGCCTCACCTTCAGATGGCTTTGTCACATCTGCTGCACTTCTTCGCTGTGTATCGGAGGGCAACGTTCCTTATTTCTTATTTGTCGTGGATGATGATGGATGTGAAGTATACATGGCCAGACCTCAGAAGATCAGAGCCTCTGTTGACAAGCCCCTGGATTATATTTATCAGTTCCATTCATGGAAAGCTAGCAGAAAGAAGTGGAAGAAAATCGTTATTGATGCTTCTTCACATGTTGGAAAGATGAAGGTATCAAGTTCTTTAATTGTGAACTCTAACAGATCTAAATTCATGGAGACTGAGTTTGTTTTATTtggtgccaaagaagaagaacggtCCACTGAGAAGAAAAAGTCATTATCTAATTTCAAGAGGATTAATTTGAGATCCAAAAAAGTGGCTAAGATATTTACACCTACCCGTACGTCCAGGCACGATCCTAAACTTAAGGTTGATGAATCAGGTACTCAGTTTGAGGAGCCATGCCATCTTTTTCCTGATGAGCTGCAAATTATTGATGAATCAGATCGTGCAGATCACTTTGCAAATGAGTTCCCACCCAATCGTGAGTTGACTGCAATAGTTGTCAGAGATTATGGATATAATAGCTCAAAAGGAGCATCTTTTGGCGGTTGGGGCCTCAAGTTCTTGGAGAAAGTTGAAACCGATGATGCTAATTTTTTTCAAGAGTAcccatcatcttcttctgaaagtTGTGAAAACACATCCAGAAGTGCCACAAAGAAGATTTCCAGGAATGTGACCGTTCTAGTCCCAGCTGGGTTTCATGGTGATCCAATTGCCAGAGGTGGTGGCCCTTCTAGTCTTACTGAGAGATGGAAGTCAAATGGACATTGTGACTGTGGTGGATGGGATGTCGGGTGTCCAATAAAAGTACTAAACAATGACTCTATCTGTTCAAAAGTTTTGCTTGAGGCCGAGTCGGAAGAGGATTGCAAGTCATTTGAACTGTTTATAGAG GGTGGAAAACACACACAACCGTCTCTCCAAATGTTGACTGTGAGCAAAGACTTGTATATCGTGAACTTCCAGTCAAAGTTATCAGCCCTGCAGTCTTTCTCCATAGGAGTTGCGTTCATCCACTCAGAGACTCTAGAATCGTGTCCAAAGCTGTAA
- the LOC103980262 gene encoding receptor-like protein kinase 7 has translation MSSLLLLLLFLCLLRGGNSSPEEELQILLEFKASLSTTKNNTFESWTSEGRSTCSFAGIKCDSTGSVSELDLTDSGLSGTIPFRSLCRLPWLSRLSLGSNLLCGSITVGLLNCTSLRHLDLGFNSLTGAVPGLAPLNELRVLNLSDNALTGLFPWGSLGNLTDLEVLSLGDNLFDSSPFPEVVVNFARLTWLFLSDCNIRGEIPSSIGNLTHLVDLELANNFLTGGITAEIARIRNLWLLELYNNSLTGSLPSGFGNLSNLAYLDASMNLLKGDLSELRSLNNLVSLQLFLNDFSGEVPLELGDFRYLTTLGLYSNGLTGMLPPKLGSVSEFEHIDVWDNFFTGEIPPDMCRKGKMRKLLTGDNKFTGKIPESYTNCSSLVRLRVRNNSLNGVVPARLWGLPNLVIIDLAFNRFEGPVSAAIGEAKPLNSLFLNNNNFSGKLPDITGARWLDLQYMDVSYNQLTGTLSPHLGESRTLVYLLMAGNQLSGHIPDCWQRMENLTFLDLSSNNLTGRIPSTMGSMVSLHTLHLNNNSFTGRFPLSLRKCQGLVTLDLGENRFHGEVPPWIGDSFPALKILRLRANRFSGGIPPQLFRLAALQLLDLADNELTGGIPRSVGNLTAMAIRRQQRDDLDSNVFGYSDSVSLMWKGEMSFFKRTLSLVRGIDLSCNFLSQEIPSELTNLSGLVYLNLSRNDLTGSIPSAIGNLDLIESLDLSRNQLSGAIPPSIASLTFLDSLDLSNNNLSGRIPSGNQLQTLDPSVYAGNDGLCGPSLPKKCSDHLEWSTDVEENGDGDEIIWLYLGTGHGFVVGFWGFIGLLSFKTSWRLAFFRSMDKVLSRLSIG, from the coding sequence ATGAGCTCCCTTCTGCTGCTGCTCCTCTTCCTCTGCCTCCTCCGGGGTGGCAATTCATCGCCGGAGGAAGAGCTGCAGATTCTTTTAGAATTCAAAGCATCTCTGAGTACCACCAAGAATAACACCTTCGAATCATGGACCTCGGAGGGTCGCTCCACTTGCAGCTTTGCCGGGATCAAGTGCGACTCCACCGGCTCCGTCTCCGAGCTCGACCTCACCGACTCGGGCCTCTCCGGCACGATACCCTTCCGTTCCCTTTGCCGCCTCCCCTGGCTCTCCAGACTCTCCCTCGGCTCCAACCTCCTCTGCGGCTCCATCACTGTCGGCCTCCTCAACTGCACCAGTCTCCGCCATCTCGATCTCGGCTTCAATTCTCTCACCGGGGCCGTCCCCGGCTTGGCGCCTTTGAACGAGCTCCGAGTCCTGAACCTATCCGACAACGCCCTCACCGGCCTCTTCCCGTGGGGCTCGCTGGGTAACCTCACAGATCTGGAGGTGCTAAGCCTCGGAGACAACTTGTTCGATTCCAGTCCCTTCCCTGAGGTGGTGGTGAACTTTGCCAGGCTCACTTGGCTGTTCCTATCGGACTGCAACATCCGCGGCGAGATCCCGTCTTCCATCGGGAACCTAACGCACCTCGTCGACCTTGAACTCGCTAACAACTTCCTCACCGGTGGAATCACTGCGGAGATCGCAAGGATCCGCAACCTCTGGCTGCTGGAACTCTACAACAACTCGCTAACCGGAAGCCTTCCGTCGGGGTTCGGAAACCTCTCCAACCTGGCCTACCTCGATGCGTCCATGAATTTGTTGAAAGGGGATCTCTCCGAGCTCCGCAGTCTGAATAACCTCGTCTCCCTCCAACTATTTCTTAATGACTTCTCCGGCGAGGTCCCGCTGGAGTTGGGGGACTTCCGGTACCTAACGACCCTTGGTCTCTACTCAAATGGGCTCACTGGAATGCTTCCGCCGAAGCTCGGGAGCGTGTCGGAGTTCGAGCACATAGACGTGTGGGATAACTTTTTCACCGGCGAGATCCCACCTGATATGTGCCGGAAGGGGAAGATGAGGAAGCTTCTAACAGGAGACAACAAATTCACCGGAAAGATACCAGAGAGCTACACCAACTGCTCATCGTTGGTCAGGTTGAGGGTGAGAAACAACTCCCTCAACGGCGTGGTTCCTGCCAGGCTCTGGGGCCTGCCCAATCTGGTGATCATAGACCTCGCATTCAACCGATTCGAAGGCCCAGTAAGCGCAGCGATCGGCGAGGCCAAGCCACTGAATTCTCTGTTTCTCAACAACAACAACTTCTCTGGCAAGCTGCCGGACATCACAGGAGCAAGGTGGCTCGACCTACAATACATGGACGTCTCCTACAATCAACTGACAGGAACACTGTCGCCACACCTGGGAGAATCCAGGACGCTCGTTTACTTGCTCATGGCGGGCAACCAGCTCTCCGGACATATTCCCGACTGTTGGCAGCGCATGGAAAACTTGACCTTCTTGGATTTGTCCAGCAATAATCTCACCGGAAGGATTCCGAGCACGATGGGCTCCATGGTTAGTCTTCACACGTTGCACTTGAACAACAACTCTTTCACCGGCCGATTTCCTTTGTCGCTGCGCAAGTGTCAGGGTCTTGTCACGCTTGACCTCGGAGAAAACAGGTTCCACGGAGAGGTTCCGCCATGGATAGGAGACAGCTTCCCGGCGCTGAAGATTCTCCGCTTGCGCGCGAATAGGTTCAGCGGCGGCATTCCTCCACAGCTATTTCGCCTTGCGGCGCTTCAGCTCTTGGACCTCGCTGACAACGAGCTCACGGGAGGCATACCACGGAGCGTCGGTAATCTAACAGCGATGGCCATCAGACGACAACAGCGAGACGATTTGGACAGTAACGTATTTGGTTACTCGGACAGCGTTTCATTGATGTGGAAGGGGGAAATGTCTTTCTTCAAACGGACACTTTCACTGGTTCGAGGCATCGATCTCTCGTGCAACTTTCTATCGCAGGAGATCCCATCGGAGCTGACAAATCTTTCAGGATTGGTCTACCTAAACTTATCCAGGAACGATCTGACAGGATCTATACCAAGTGCGATCGGCAATCTGGACCTGATAGAATCTCTGGACTTGTCAAGGAATCAACTTTCAGGTGCAATCCCCCCAAGCATCGCTTCATTAACATTCCTGGATTCGTTGGACCTATCAAACAACAACTTGTCGGGGAGAATACCCTCGGGCAATCAACTGCAAACGCTTGACCCCTCAGTTTACGCCGGCAACGACGGGCTCTGTGGACCTTCGTTACCCAAGAAGTGTTCGGATCATTTGGAATGGTCGACTGATGTCGAGGAGAACGGCGACGGGGATGAAATCATATGGTTATATCTCGGCACCGGACACGGATTTGTGGTGGGTTTTTGGGGATTCATAGGCCTTTTATCCTTCAAAACATCTTGGAGGCTTGCTTTCTTTCGTTCCATGGATAAGGTGCTGTCGAGATTATCCATAGGGTAG